From a region of the Pontixanthobacter gangjinensis genome:
- a CDS encoding enoyl-CoA hydratase-related protein encodes MSYETITVEQHDAVTLITLNRPKALNALNSQVLDDLIDAFGHYEADDSQRCAILTGSGDKAFAAGADIKEMSDKPAADFYLDDFFAKWTSHLVKAVRKPWIAAVNGFALGGGCELAMMADFILASDNAKFGQPEIKLGVAPGMGGSQRLTRAVGKAKAMEMCLTGRMMGAEEAERANLVARVVPHDELLDEAMKSAALIAAMPPMAAVANKEMVNAAFETGLDQGIIFERRLFQILTASEDKVEGMAAFIEKREGKWKGR; translated from the coding sequence ATGTCTTACGAAACAATCACAGTTGAACAGCATGACGCAGTAACTCTGATCACGCTCAACCGCCCCAAAGCACTGAATGCGCTTAACAGCCAGGTGCTCGACGATCTGATCGACGCCTTCGGCCATTATGAAGCGGATGATAGCCAGCGCTGCGCAATCCTGACTGGATCGGGTGACAAAGCCTTTGCAGCCGGTGCCGACATCAAGGAAATGTCCGACAAGCCAGCCGCCGATTTCTATCTCGACGATTTCTTCGCCAAATGGACCAGCCATCTGGTGAAAGCCGTCCGAAAACCGTGGATCGCAGCGGTTAATGGCTTCGCGCTAGGCGGCGGCTGCGAATTGGCAATGATGGCTGATTTCATTCTCGCTTCAGACAATGCTAAATTCGGCCAGCCAGAGATCAAACTGGGCGTTGCGCCCGGGATGGGCGGATCACAGCGCCTCACTCGCGCAGTTGGCAAAGCCAAAGCGATGGAAATGTGCCTGACCGGCCGGATGATGGGCGCCGAAGAAGCCGAACGCGCCAATCTGGTTGCCCGTGTCGTGCCGCATGATGAGTTGCTGGACGAAGCGATGAAAAGCGCCGCTTTGATCGCCGCAATGCCGCCAATGGCTGCGGTCGCAAATAAGGAAATGGTCAACGCCGCGTTCGAAACCGGCCTCGACCAGGGCATCATCTTCGAGCGCCGCCTGTTCCAGATTTTGACTGCAAGCGAAGACAAGGTCGAAGGCATGGCCGCGTTTATCGAGAAGCGCGAAGGCAAGTGGAAAGGGCGGTAA
- a CDS encoding enoyl-CoA hydratase/isomerase family protein: MTDNILIHSHGRVGHISLNRPKALHALTLDMCRAMSAALAKWAEDDAIEAVILDHAEGRGFCAGGDINLLRKSALEDGGVSGREFFHDEYQLNHQMMTYAKPIVAFMDGITMGGGVGIALPAKFRVATENTRFAMPETGIGLFPDVGGGWHLSRLSGRLGQFLALTGARLDGAECLWAGLATHYLPSEMLADAKARIIEKPDRIGGVLSEMVGSPPKARIEANAEKIAKHFASDRYEDILASLEAEDSDWAHKERDTLGTKSPQTCKVALRQLAESAKLIDFADNMAMEYRIGSRVLLRPDFAEGVRAIIVDKTHDPEWDPATPEGVSEELIDSIFAPLPEGEEWVPLA; this comes from the coding sequence ATGACCGACAATATCCTGATCCATAGCCATGGCCGCGTAGGCCATATCTCGCTTAACCGGCCCAAGGCGCTCCACGCGCTGACGCTGGATATGTGCCGCGCAATGAGTGCTGCGCTGGCCAAATGGGCTGAAGATGATGCCATTGAGGCTGTCATCCTCGACCATGCCGAAGGGCGCGGTTTTTGTGCGGGCGGCGATATCAATCTTCTGCGAAAATCTGCGCTGGAGGATGGAGGCGTTTCGGGCCGCGAATTCTTCCATGACGAGTATCAATTAAACCATCAGATGATGACTTATGCAAAGCCTATTGTGGCTTTCATGGACGGAATAACGATGGGCGGCGGAGTTGGCATTGCCCTGCCCGCCAAGTTCCGTGTCGCAACCGAAAACACCCGTTTTGCTATGCCCGAAACTGGCATTGGCCTGTTTCCAGATGTGGGCGGCGGCTGGCACTTATCACGCCTAAGCGGACGGCTCGGCCAGTTTTTGGCGTTGACCGGAGCGCGGCTGGATGGCGCGGAATGCCTTTGGGCAGGTCTCGCAACCCATTATTTGCCAAGCGAAATGCTGGCGGACGCCAAGGCACGCATAATCGAAAAGCCGGACCGCATCGGCGGGGTTCTTTCCGAAATGGTCGGTAGCCCTCCCAAGGCTCGAATCGAAGCCAATGCGGAGAAGATCGCCAAGCACTTTGCCTCGGATCGATATGAAGATATTCTGGCCTCACTCGAAGCGGAAGACAGCGATTGGGCGCATAAGGAGCGCGATACTCTCGGCACCAAGAGCCCCCAGACCTGCAAGGTCGCGCTGCGCCAGCTGGCCGAAAGCGCGAAGTTGATCGATTTTGCGGATAACATGGCGATGGAATACCGGATCGGATCGCGCGTGCTGCTTCGTCCCGACTTTGCCGAAGGTGTCCGCGCAATTATCGTCGACAAAACTCACGATCCCGAATGGGACCCGGCAACGCCCGAAGGGGTGAGCGAGGAACTGATCGACAGCATCTTTGCTCCCTTGCCCGAAGGCGAGGAATGGGTGCCCTTGGCTTAG
- a CDS encoding acyl-CoA dehydrogenase family protein: MTNQFQLNEDQLAIQEMAQRFTADNITPHAAEWDEQHHFPRDVIKRTAELGFGAIYVSEESGGIGLGRLEAALIMEAMAYGCPATSAFISIHNMAAWMIDEFGGAEIKAKYLPDLVTMDKIASYALTEPGSGSDAAGLKTTAKLDGDHYVVNGTKQFISGAGFNDIYVCMLRTGEHKTKGITCLVVDKDTPGVSFGAPEKKLGWNASPTAQMIFEDARIPVSNRVGDEGEGFRFAMMGLDGGRLNIGACSLGGAQRCLDEAISYTKDRKQFDTPIADFQNTQFMLADMATDLEASRALLYIAAAKVTENAPDKSRFSAMAKRLATDNGSKIVNDALQLFGGYGYLKDYPIERFWRDLRVHSILEGTNQVMRMIVGRDLLRQ, encoded by the coding sequence ATGACAAACCAATTTCAACTCAACGAAGACCAGCTTGCGATCCAGGAAATGGCGCAGAGGTTCACCGCCGACAACATCACTCCGCACGCCGCCGAGTGGGACGAGCAGCACCACTTCCCGCGTGACGTAATTAAACGCACAGCAGAGCTTGGCTTTGGCGCGATCTATGTATCCGAGGAATCGGGCGGAATCGGGCTTGGCCGGTTGGAAGCCGCGCTGATTATGGAGGCGATGGCCTATGGCTGTCCGGCGACCAGCGCATTCATTTCGATCCACAATATGGCTGCATGGATGATCGACGAATTTGGCGGGGCCGAAATTAAGGCGAAATACCTTCCCGACCTCGTCACCATGGACAAAATCGCATCCTACGCGCTTACCGAACCGGGCAGCGGTTCCGACGCGGCAGGCCTCAAAACCACTGCCAAATTGGATGGCGACCACTATGTTGTAAATGGTACCAAGCAGTTCATTTCGGGTGCGGGATTCAATGATATCTATGTCTGTATGCTCCGAACAGGCGAGCATAAGACCAAGGGCATCACTTGCCTTGTGGTTGATAAGGACACGCCAGGTGTCAGCTTTGGCGCGCCAGAAAAGAAACTCGGCTGGAACGCCTCCCCCACAGCACAGATGATTTTTGAAGATGCGCGCATTCCCGTCAGCAACCGAGTGGGTGACGAGGGCGAAGGCTTCCGGTTTGCAATGATGGGCCTTGATGGCGGTAGGCTGAACATTGGTGCCTGCTCGCTCGGCGGGGCGCAGCGCTGTCTGGACGAGGCGATTTCCTACACCAAAGACCGCAAGCAATTCGACACTCCTATTGCCGATTTTCAAAACACCCAATTCATGCTCGCCGACATGGCCACCGATCTGGAAGCGTCCCGGGCATTGCTCTATATCGCGGCCGCGAAAGTGACTGAGAACGCTCCTGACAAGTCGCGCTTTTCCGCCATGGCAAAGCGGCTTGCGACCGATAATGGCAGCAAGATCGTCAATGATGCGCTGCAATTGTTTGGCGGCTATGGTTATCTGAAAGACTATCCGATCGAACGGTTCTGGCGTGATCTGCGCGTCCATTCGATTTTGGAAGGCACGAACCAAGTGATGCGGATGATCGTTGGCCGCGACCTGCTGCGCCAGTAA
- a CDS encoding RidA family protein codes for MTRLYANSGSPFEAQFGFSRAVREGNRIIVAGTGPIEDDGSTTPGDGAAQAERCFALIVKAIKELGGTATDVVRTRMFLTDIGQQEAIGAVHAKFFAEARPAATMVGVANLCRPEWVVEIEAEAVVRA; via the coding sequence ATGACACGATTATACGCAAACTCCGGCTCACCGTTCGAGGCACAATTCGGATTTTCGCGTGCCGTGCGCGAGGGCAACCGGATCATCGTCGCTGGCACGGGTCCGATAGAGGATGACGGCTCCACCACGCCGGGCGATGGAGCTGCGCAGGCGGAACGATGCTTCGCCCTGATCGTCAAAGCCATCAAGGAACTGGGCGGAACCGCCACCGATGTGGTCCGCACACGCATGTTCCTGACAGATATTGGCCAGCAAGAAGCCATCGGCGCAGTCCATGCCAAGTTTTTCGCCGAAGCGCGGCCTGCAGCAACCATGGTTGGGGTGGCGAATCTATGCAGGCCAGAATGGGTGGTGGAAATTGAGGCCGAAGCCGTAGTAAGGGCCTGA
- a CDS encoding DUF819 family protein, with the protein MITDDRVILGLLAAVLAFVFFTRDREGWNKFYTFIPIILVCYLVPSLMVTFGLINVDDSNLWTIAKDYFLPAALFLMTISIDLKGVLGLGSKALIMFFTATIGIIIGGPIALWIVAQFDPGVIGTGNDAAWRGLATLAGSWIGGGANQTAMLEVYKFNPENYSALIAVDIIVANIWMAFLLYGAGNSKRIDGWLKADSSAIDRLRDKMAQYTASTERVASSNDYVLLFGATFAVVGLCHLGGTYLGGYFAGLWGDDHTLASSFFWVVIISTTLGMAASFTRARSLEGIGASKFGTVFIFLLVAVIGTKMNILKIADAPSFMAIGIIWMLIHTILLLVVARIIRAPFFFVAVGSKANVGGAASAPVLAAAFHPALAPVGVLLAVLGYAVGTYGAILCAEMMGLIG; encoded by the coding sequence ATGATTACAGATGATCGGGTAATCCTCGGGTTACTGGCAGCGGTTCTCGCGTTCGTATTCTTCACCCGCGACCGAGAGGGATGGAATAAGTTCTACACTTTCATCCCGATCATTCTGGTCTGCTATCTGGTGCCGTCGCTGATGGTCACATTCGGGTTGATCAATGTTGACGATTCGAATTTATGGACGATAGCGAAGGATTATTTCCTCCCCGCCGCTCTGTTCCTGATGACCATCAGTATTGATTTGAAAGGTGTTCTGGGGCTTGGCTCCAAAGCGCTGATCATGTTTTTCACTGCAACCATCGGCATCATTATCGGCGGACCGATTGCTCTGTGGATTGTCGCGCAATTTGACCCCGGTGTCATCGGGACCGGCAATGACGCCGCTTGGCGCGGACTGGCCACATTGGCGGGCAGCTGGATTGGCGGCGGCGCAAACCAGACCGCCATGCTCGAAGTCTATAAATTCAATCCGGAAAATTACTCGGCGCTGATCGCGGTCGATATTATTGTCGCCAATATCTGGATGGCTTTTCTGCTATATGGTGCAGGCAACAGCAAGCGGATTGACGGCTGGCTGAAAGCAGACAGCAGCGCGATTGACCGGTTGCGCGACAAGATGGCGCAATACACTGCCTCAACCGAGCGCGTCGCAAGTTCCAACGATTACGTCCTGTTGTTCGGCGCGACCTTCGCTGTGGTCGGCCTGTGCCATCTAGGCGGCACATACCTTGGCGGATATTTCGCAGGGCTATGGGGCGATGATCACACACTCGCCAGCAGCTTCTTCTGGGTGGTGATCATATCGACCACGCTTGGAATGGCCGCCAGCTTTACCAGAGCGCGCAGCCTTGAAGGCATCGGCGCATCCAAATTCGGAACAGTGTTTATTTTCCTGCTGGTCGCGGTGATCGGCACCAAAATGAATATACTTAAAATTGCCGATGCGCCCTCCTTCATGGCGATCGGAATCATCTGGATGTTGATCCACACGATATTGTTGCTGGTCGTAGCGCGTATCATCCGTGCACCGTTTTTCTTTGTCGCGGTTGGCAGCAAGGCCAATGTCGGCGGCGCGGCATCGGCACCCGTTCTGGCGGCGGCGTTCCATCCAGCGCTGGCCCCGGTTGGCGTGTTGCTGGCGGTGCTGGGTTATGCTGTCGGGACCTATGGCGCGATACTCTGCGCTGAAATGATGGGGCTGATTGGATGA
- a CDS encoding YeiH family protein has translation MSKTGRDALWMADLYGELQLAEPAQKRTITSYFPGLALVGVAALASLWLSDQYGAPAVLMGLLIGLALNFVHSDQRLSAGLDLSSQTLLRIGIVLIGLRISFAEISALGITPFLALLGIMVAVIAAGILAARVLKLDLLFGLLAGGATAICGASAALALWSIIGEKRISQERFTIVLLGTTLASAGAMTFYPTIAAVLGLDDTQAGFLIGASIHDVAQAIGGGFSYSDKAGEVATVVKLTRVTLLVPVLVIVTLVLRQLNLGIGTGGGEKLSLRQGIPWFILGFIVLVTVNSFVTLPTMVTEVGSKAASILLLFAVIAAAIKSNMAGLLAHGLRSFGPVIMTTLTAFVLALVAAKML, from the coding sequence GTGTCAAAAACCGGGCGAGACGCCCTCTGGATGGCTGACCTTTATGGCGAGCTGCAGCTCGCCGAGCCAGCACAGAAGCGCACGATTACGTCTTATTTCCCGGGCTTGGCGCTTGTTGGAGTGGCCGCGCTCGCCTCCTTGTGGCTGAGCGATCAATATGGTGCGCCTGCGGTACTCATGGGCTTGCTGATCGGCCTTGCGCTCAACTTTGTGCATTCAGACCAGCGGCTATCGGCGGGACTCGATTTGTCATCGCAGACATTATTACGGATCGGGATCGTCCTGATCGGCTTGCGGATAAGCTTTGCCGAGATTTCAGCGCTGGGCATCACGCCGTTTCTGGCGTTGCTGGGGATAATGGTGGCGGTGATTGCGGCCGGTATTTTGGCAGCGCGTGTGCTCAAGCTGGATTTGCTGTTCGGGTTGCTCGCAGGCGGTGCCACGGCGATTTGCGGAGCCTCGGCAGCACTTGCCCTGTGGAGCATCATTGGCGAGAAGCGGATTAGCCAGGAGCGCTTCACGATTGTTCTGCTCGGCACCACCCTCGCCAGCGCAGGAGCTATGACATTCTATCCCACAATTGCTGCGGTACTGGGGCTGGATGATACGCAAGCGGGGTTCCTGATCGGAGCGTCGATCCACGACGTCGCGCAGGCCATTGGCGGCGGTTTTTCCTATTCCGACAAAGCGGGTGAGGTCGCGACAGTGGTCAAATTGACCCGTGTAACCTTGCTTGTTCCGGTGCTGGTAATCGTAACTTTGGTGCTTCGGCAGCTCAACCTTGGGATCGGAACCGGGGGCGGCGAGAAGCTTAGTCTACGCCAGGGAATACCGTGGTTCATCCTCGGCTTTATTGTGCTGGTCACGGTCAACAGCTTTGTGACCTTGCCCACTATGGTTACCGAGGTGGGAAGCAAGGCGGCGAGCATATTGCTGTTATTCGCGGTAATCGCCGCAGCTATCAAATCCAACATGGCCGGATTGCTGGCACATGGCTTGCGCAGCTTCGGGCCGGTAATTATGACAACGCTTACCGCATTCGTGCTGGCGCTGGTTGCTGCGAAAATGCTGTGA
- a CDS encoding DUF6356 family protein has product MNIFTDHPKSVGETYSEHFMTATSFGFPMITAGVACVLHGFFPFMFEKTGSNLVRRLYDRMVVNRVKMKHETPDGQQIDWCI; this is encoded by the coding sequence ATGAACATCTTTACCGATCACCCCAAATCTGTTGGCGAGACATATTCGGAGCATTTCATGACTGCGACCAGTTTTGGGTTCCCGATGATCACCGCAGGCGTGGCCTGCGTGCTGCACGGTTTCTTCCCGTTTATGTTCGAGAAGACCGGCAGCAATCTGGTCCGCAGACTGTATGACCGGATGGTCGTGAACCGCGTTAAAATGAAGCACGAAACCCCCGATGGCCAACAGATCGACTGGTGCATCTAA
- a CDS encoding acyl-CoA dehydrogenase family protein, which yields MDFTFTGEQQMLRDSISAFLAKNYDFDQRNAIVGSDAGWSSTIWEQFAELGLLALPFAEEQGGFGGGACEMISIAEPFGAHLLAEPFIASIALGGAALAAASQNKAAAQWLEKVIAGNAIAALAYEEGRGTPDPSQVEMEAKRSGETFLLDGEKRLVLAGGEAEILIVVTQLNDGLALFLVDPQSDGVSVTSYPTVDGRRAANIRFDKVSVSFDAMMLDGANRAVTSLLDTATLAICAESVGAMGALLKQTAEYAATRKQFGVPIASFQAVAHRMADMKIAYSKARATMLYTAALIEAGQATPKDIAILKGQTGKLGRLIGEEAIQTHGGVGMTDELSVSHYHKRILVNDALLGSSEYHLRKVGKPG from the coding sequence ATGGATTTCACCTTCACCGGGGAACAACAGATGCTGCGCGACAGCATTTCGGCCTTCCTCGCCAAGAATTACGATTTCGACCAGCGCAACGCGATTGTTGGTTCCGACGCTGGATGGTCAAGCACGATTTGGGAGCAATTTGCCGAACTGGGATTGCTCGCACTCCCGTTTGCCGAGGAACAAGGCGGATTCGGCGGCGGAGCGTGCGAAATGATTTCGATTGCCGAGCCATTCGGTGCGCATTTACTAGCCGAACCGTTCATCGCCAGCATTGCGCTGGGAGGAGCGGCCTTGGCTGCAGCATCGCAGAACAAGGCAGCAGCGCAGTGGCTTGAAAAGGTGATAGCAGGAAACGCTATTGCGGCTCTGGCTTACGAGGAAGGGCGAGGAACACCGGATCCCAGCCAAGTAGAGATGGAAGCCAAACGTAGTGGCGAGACTTTCTTGCTGGATGGAGAGAAACGGTTGGTCCTCGCAGGGGGCGAGGCGGAAATCTTGATTGTAGTGACGCAGCTTAATGATGGCTTGGCATTGTTTCTCGTCGATCCGCAAAGTGACGGTGTGTCCGTTACATCATATCCGACAGTTGACGGCCGGCGTGCGGCCAATATCCGCTTCGATAAAGTGTCAGTTTCGTTCGATGCCATGATGCTGGATGGCGCAAATCGCGCCGTAACAAGCTTGCTAGACACTGCCACTCTGGCCATCTGCGCAGAAAGCGTCGGAGCGATGGGTGCGTTGCTCAAACAAACCGCAGAATATGCAGCAACTCGCAAGCAATTCGGCGTTCCCATTGCCAGTTTTCAAGCCGTTGCCCACCGAATGGCCGACATGAAAATCGCCTACAGCAAGGCGCGCGCGACAATGCTTTACACCGCCGCCCTGATTGAGGCCGGTCAGGCTACCCCCAAGGATATCGCGATTTTAAAAGGGCAAACAGGAAAGTTGGGACGATTGATCGGAGAAGAGGCCATCCAGACGCATGGCGGAGTAGGGATGACCGACGAACTGAGCGTCAGCCATTATCATAAACGGATTTTAGTGAATGACGCGCTGCTCGGCAGCTCTGAATACCATCTACGAAAGGTCGGAAAGCCCGGTTAA
- a CDS encoding acyl-CoA dehydrogenase family protein — MDIDFGTELEDFRAEVATFLDEAPTPAIREAGRKLTSVFAPFDQCMEWHQILYRKGWAAPSWPKEHGGTGWSVEQRYIFAEEYRKRDLPPLLPQSLGMVGPLLIDLGTEEQKEKYLPGILGGLDFWAQGYSEPNSGSDLASLSCRADVDGDDYIINGSKIWTTYAHHANRMFMLVRTDNSGKKQQGITFLLLDRVDYEGMEIRPIYGLDGSPEQCEVFFDNVRVPQSGRVGAENDGWTVAKHLLKHERGGSAASPTLKRGLERVREAAKTKPSGFGTMLADDPVFQRDMGELEADIASYEHFEKLSVSGHPISKDPSFPSMNKTMNSELTQRVSVMITQVSGTEAIPFQNEALRVGANVEPLGSDLDLIAMPYYLNSRATTIYAGSNEVQRDLIARTVGMEG, encoded by the coding sequence ATGGATATCGATTTCGGAACCGAGCTTGAAGATTTTCGCGCGGAAGTTGCGACATTTTTGGATGAGGCTCCTACCCCCGCTATTCGCGAGGCAGGACGCAAACTGACCAGCGTATTCGCGCCATTTGACCAATGCATGGAATGGCACCAGATTTTGTATCGCAAAGGATGGGCGGCACCATCTTGGCCAAAAGAACACGGCGGCACAGGCTGGTCGGTTGAACAGCGTTACATCTTTGCTGAAGAATATCGCAAACGCGACCTACCGCCGCTGCTGCCACAAAGCCTGGGTATGGTCGGACCGCTGCTGATCGATCTGGGCACCGAGGAGCAAAAAGAGAAATACCTTCCTGGCATTCTGGGCGGGCTGGATTTCTGGGCGCAGGGGTATTCAGAGCCGAATTCCGGCTCAGACCTAGCCTCGCTCAGTTGCCGCGCCGATGTGGATGGCGATGATTACATTATCAACGGAAGCAAAATCTGGACCACCTATGCACATCACGCAAACCGGATGTTCATGCTCGTGCGGACCGACAATTCAGGCAAGAAACAGCAAGGCATAACCTTCTTGTTGCTCGACCGAGTGGATTATGAGGGAATGGAAATCCGCCCGATATACGGTCTCGATGGAAGCCCCGAACAATGTGAAGTGTTTTTCGACAATGTCCGAGTCCCACAATCGGGTCGGGTCGGCGCAGAGAATGACGGGTGGACCGTCGCCAAACATTTGCTGAAGCATGAACGCGGCGGCAGCGCGGCGAGCCCAACCTTAAAGCGCGGATTGGAACGTGTTCGCGAAGCAGCCAAGACCAAGCCGAGTGGTTTTGGAACCATGCTGGCCGACGATCCCGTATTCCAGCGGGATATGGGCGAATTGGAAGCAGACATCGCTTCATATGAGCATTTCGAAAAGCTGTCGGTTAGCGGCCACCCGATTTCCAAAGATCCGTCATTTCCGTCGATGAACAAGACAATGAATTCCGAACTGACCCAGCGAGTATCGGTGATGATTACTCAAGTATCCGGTACCGAGGCCATCCCCTTCCAGAACGAGGCACTGAGGGTTGGCGCGAATGTAGAGCCGCTTGGCAGCGACCTCGATCTGATCGCAATGCCATATTACCTCAACAGCCGGGCCACGACGATTTACGCAGGCAGCAACGAGGTTCAGCGCGATCTAATCGCACGTACTGTCGGGATGGAGGGATAG
- a CDS encoding NAD(P)-dependent alcohol dehydrogenase: MTTPTNEYPAKGYAATSPESGLAPLDFTRRGLRKDDVLIDITHCGICHSDLHTARNDWGRTTYPIIPGHEITGTVAAIGEGVTKHKVGDRVGIGCIVDSCKECDLCTQGLEQYCKQGMVGTYGGTDRIDGSKTQGGYSDRIVCRDEFVIKVPDALSMEDAAPLLCAGITTYSPLRNWNIGPGSKVAVAGLGGLGHMGVKFAVAMGAEVTVLSRSESKRADAMALGAADLLITTDKAAMRAKTGYFDMVLNTIPVRHDVTPYLHLLKVDGAQVLVGMIDMMPEIHTGLLLGRKILTGSGIGGIEETQEMLDFCAEKGIKPDIEMIRMDEVNDAYDRMEASDVKYRFVIDMESLKQS; the protein is encoded by the coding sequence TTGACTACGCCAACTAACGAATACCCCGCAAAGGGCTATGCCGCGACCTCGCCTGAAAGCGGACTTGCGCCGCTCGACTTTACCCGTCGCGGACTGCGCAAAGATGACGTTCTGATCGACATCACCCATTGCGGCATTTGCCATTCGGACCTCCACACGGCGCGCAATGATTGGGGCCGGACGACCTATCCCATCATTCCCGGTCACGAAATTACCGGAACAGTGGCGGCAATTGGAGAAGGCGTAACGAAGCATAAGGTCGGCGACCGTGTCGGCATCGGCTGCATCGTTGATAGCTGCAAGGAATGTGACCTGTGCACCCAGGGGCTGGAGCAATATTGCAAGCAAGGCATGGTTGGCACTTATGGCGGCACAGACCGGATCGATGGCAGCAAGACCCAGGGCGGATACTCCGACCGGATCGTTTGCCGCGACGAATTCGTGATTAAAGTGCCTGACGCGCTCAGTATGGAAGATGCCGCGCCGCTGCTGTGCGCTGGCATCACCACCTATTCTCCGCTGCGCAATTGGAATATCGGCCCCGGCAGCAAAGTCGCTGTCGCTGGCCTGGGCGGGCTTGGCCATATGGGCGTGAAATTTGCGGTCGCGATGGGAGCAGAAGTGACCGTGCTCAGCCGAAGTGAAAGCAAGCGCGCGGATGCGATGGCACTGGGAGCGGCGGATTTGCTCATAACCACAGATAAAGCGGCGATGCGCGCCAAGACCGGCTATTTCGATATGGTGCTCAACACCATTCCGGTGCGCCATGATGTTACGCCTTATCTCCACTTGCTGAAAGTTGATGGTGCGCAAGTGCTGGTCGGAATGATCGATATGATGCCAGAAATTCACACCGGGCTGCTGCTTGGCCGCAAAATCCTGACCGGATCGGGCATTGGCGGAATAGAAGAAACACAGGAAATGCTCGATTTCTGTGCGGAAAAAGGCATCAAACCCGACATCGAAATGATCCGGATGGACGAGGTCAACGATGCCTATGACAGAATGGAAGCCAGCGACGTAAAATACCGCTTCGTGATCGATATGGAATCGCTCAAACAAAGCTAA
- a CDS encoding SDR family oxidoreductase: MKLEAGMAAVVTGGASGLGHASAVALAAKGLKVAIFDINDDDGQKYAKEIGGTFHHVDIMDEQSVVDGFAAAREANGQERVTVHCAMASKRGKTLGWDKENHCYKRLPTEDYAFGAEGILVASYRIASHSALGMANSEALNEDGERGCITLTASVAAQDGQIGQTIYGSCKSGVNGLVLPMARDLMDMGIRVNSVMPGIFATPLMLGMKDRNPKMWDQLNASVPFPKRLGHPEEFASLIVEIASNTYINGHQFRLDGAIRMPPR, translated from the coding sequence ATGAAACTTGAAGCGGGAATGGCAGCCGTAGTAACTGGCGGCGCATCGGGTCTTGGCCATGCAAGTGCGGTGGCCTTGGCGGCAAAGGGCCTGAAAGTCGCGATTTTCGACATCAATGATGACGACGGCCAGAAATACGCCAAGGAAATCGGCGGCACCTTCCACCATGTCGATATTATGGACGAACAATCGGTGGTCGATGGCTTTGCGGCGGCTCGCGAAGCGAATGGTCAGGAACGCGTGACTGTCCATTGCGCCATGGCCAGCAAGCGCGGCAAAACGCTCGGCTGGGACAAGGAAAATCACTGCTACAAACGCTTGCCGACCGAGGATTACGCATTTGGCGCGGAGGGTATTCTGGTCGCCAGCTACCGCATTGCTTCGCACTCCGCGCTCGGTATGGCTAATTCGGAAGCCTTGAACGAGGATGGCGAACGCGGCTGTATCACCCTGACGGCCAGCGTGGCCGCACAGGACGGCCAGATTGGCCAGACAATCTATGGCAGCTGCAAATCAGGCGTGAACGGATTGGTTCTGCCTATGGCCCGTGACCTGATGGATATGGGCATCCGGGTAAATTCGGTAATGCCGGGCATCTTCGCAACGCCACTGATGCTGGGGATGAAAGACCGCAATCCAAAAATGTGGGATCAGCTAAACGCCAGCGTTCCCTTCCCCAAACGGCTTGGCCATCCCGAAGAATTCGCTAGCCTGATCGTTGAGATTGCCAGCAACACCTATATTAACGGCCATCAGTTCCGCCTCGACGGAGCAATCCGCATGCCACCGCGTTAG